Proteins from a genomic interval of Luteibacter pinisoli:
- the cobD gene encoding threonine-phosphate decarboxylase CobD has product MLEHGGRLARAVARYGLPRDQWLDLSTGVSPHAWPVPAIPADAWHRLPEDEDDLLDAARAYYRCDALLPVAGTQAAIQALPRLRPRCRVGVLAPGYAEHAHAWREAGHDVTLLPMDDLLARADTFDVTVFISPNNPTGERLPHVVSRGDHHRWTIIDEAFADTHPEHFLQPREGLILLRSIGKFFGLAGARAGFVAAWPALLDALREHLGPWSLTGPTRFAVAAALRDTAWQATMRERLRADSAALATTLSEAGLPPTGGTDLFQYCAHPDAARLHDGLAARGILVRLFNEPSALRFGLPPDGASLARLANAMREVMA; this is encoded by the coding sequence ATGCTTGAACACGGCGGACGCCTTGCCCGAGCGGTGGCCAGGTACGGCCTACCGCGCGACCAGTGGCTCGACCTGTCAACGGGCGTGAGCCCCCACGCTTGGCCTGTCCCGGCGATTCCAGCGGACGCGTGGCACCGCCTGCCCGAAGACGAGGACGACCTGCTCGACGCGGCCCGCGCGTACTACCGCTGCGACGCACTGCTCCCGGTCGCCGGAACGCAGGCGGCGATCCAGGCCTTGCCCCGCCTGCGCCCACGCTGTCGCGTCGGCGTGCTGGCGCCCGGCTACGCCGAACACGCCCACGCATGGCGCGAAGCAGGCCACGACGTCACGCTACTGCCCATGGACGACCTGCTCGCGCGCGCCGACACCTTCGACGTCACCGTCTTCATCTCCCCCAACAACCCCACCGGCGAACGCCTCCCCCATGTCGTCTCTCGCGGTGACCATCACCGCTGGACCATCATCGACGAAGCCTTCGCCGACACCCACCCCGAACACTTCCTCCAACCACGCGAAGGCCTGATCCTGCTCCGCTCCATCGGCAAGTTCTTCGGCCTGGCCGGCGCACGCGCTGGCTTCGTCGCCGCCTGGCCCGCGCTGCTCGACGCGCTGCGCGAACACCTTGGCCCCTGGTCGCTCACCGGCCCCACGCGCTTCGCCGTCGCCGCGGCGCTTCGCGACACGGCATGGCAGGCGACGATGCGCGAGCGGCTGCGCGCCGACAGCGCCGCCCTTGCCACAACACTCAGCGAGGCCGGACTGCCACCCACCGGAGGAACCGACTTGTTCCAGTACTGCGCCCATCCCGACGCCGCGCGCCTGCATGACGGCCTCGCTGCAAGGGGCATCCTCGTTCGCCTGTTCAACGAACCGTCTGCACTGCGCTTTGGCCTGCCGCCCGACGGTGCCTCACTGGCACGACTGGCGAACGCGATGCGCGAGGTCATGGCGTGA
- the cbiB gene encoding adenosylcobinamide-phosphate synthase CbiB, protein MLLATGLDAWLGEPKRWHPLVGYGRVASAVERWLHRDARVAGVAAWCLAVGVPVALLVALRGVLPAWAVFVLDVVVLYAAIGRRSLGEHARPIADALARHDLDAARVAVGWMVSRDTAALTASQVAGAATESVLENGHDAVFGAMFWFALLGGPGALLFRLANTLDAMWGYRTPRYLHFGWAAARLDDVLGYLPARLTALTYAMAGRFDGALRCWRAQAPRWKSPNAGPVMAAGAGALHVALGGPAPYHGQWQERPLLGEGDAPDATSIRGALGLVDRGVAVWLVVALLIGVVAHA, encoded by the coding sequence ATGCTGCTCGCGACAGGGCTGGATGCGTGGTTGGGTGAACCGAAGCGCTGGCATCCGCTGGTGGGGTACGGGCGCGTCGCCAGCGCCGTGGAGCGCTGGCTTCATCGCGATGCGCGCGTCGCGGGCGTGGCCGCATGGTGCCTGGCGGTCGGGGTGCCGGTGGCGTTGCTCGTGGCGTTACGCGGGGTGCTGCCGGCGTGGGCCGTGTTCGTGCTGGATGTCGTGGTGCTCTACGCGGCGATCGGCCGGCGTAGCCTTGGCGAGCACGCCCGCCCCATCGCCGACGCGCTCGCACGCCATGACCTCGATGCCGCCCGCGTCGCCGTCGGCTGGATGGTCAGCCGCGACACCGCCGCCCTGACGGCCTCGCAGGTGGCGGGCGCCGCCACCGAATCGGTACTGGAAAACGGACACGACGCGGTCTTCGGCGCGATGTTCTGGTTTGCGCTGCTCGGTGGCCCTGGCGCGCTGCTCTTCCGGTTGGCCAACACGCTGGATGCGATGTGGGGCTATCGCACGCCGCGTTACCTGCATTTTGGCTGGGCCGCCGCACGCCTCGACGATGTGCTCGGTTACCTCCCCGCACGACTCACGGCACTCACCTACGCGATGGCCGGTCGCTTTGATGGCGCGCTGCGTTGCTGGCGCGCGCAGGCGCCGCGATGGAAAAGCCCCAACGCCGGCCCGGTGATGGCTGCCGGGGCAGGGGCCCTGCATGTGGCGCTGGGTGGCCCGGCGCCGTACCACGGCCAATGGCAGGAACGCCCGCTGCTCGGCGAGGGCGATGCGCCCGATGCGACGAGCATCCGTGGCGCGCTTGGCCTCGTGGATCGCGGCGTCGCGGTATGGCTCGTTGTCGCCCTGCTCATCGGAGTGGTTGCGCATGCTTGA
- a CDS encoding cobyrinate a,c-diamide synthase gives MTRHCPALLVSAPASGQGKTSVTAALARAHARLGRRVRVFKTGPDFLDPMILATAAGSPVYQLDAWMGGEDDVRARLYAAAGEADLILVEGVMGLFDGAPSSADLASRFGLPVLAVIDGSAMAQTFGALAHGLATYRDDVTVQGVLANRVGSEYHATLLRESLPPSIAWHGALPRDAAMTLPERHLGLVAAGELDDLEARLDGLADALAARSPLALPPPVAFEPVAPVARQVALSGVRIAIARDAAFAFVYPANLDVLRDAGASLLFFSPLAGDPLPACDAVWLPGGYPELHLDSLADRHDLREALHAHVDAGRPLLAECGGLLYALDRLADKSGHEARMAGLLHGHAAMQPRMAALGMQGVALPEGELRGHSFHYARATIDDAPLAHATNPNGGPTAEAVYRSGRMTASFVHFYFPSHPDAAARLFLP, from the coding sequence GTGACCCGCCACTGTCCCGCGCTGCTGGTATCCGCGCCCGCGTCGGGGCAGGGAAAGACCAGCGTCACCGCCGCGCTGGCTCGCGCGCATGCCCGGCTTGGCCGCCGCGTGCGGGTGTTCAAGACGGGGCCCGACTTCCTCGATCCGATGATCCTTGCGACGGCTGCCGGCTCGCCGGTGTACCAGCTTGATGCATGGATGGGGGGCGAGGATGACGTTCGCGCGCGCCTCTACGCGGCGGCGGGCGAGGCCGACCTGATCCTGGTGGAAGGGGTGATGGGCCTGTTCGATGGCGCGCCGTCGAGTGCCGACCTGGCGTCACGTTTTGGCCTCCCCGTGTTGGCGGTGATCGATGGATCGGCCATGGCCCAGACCTTTGGCGCACTCGCGCACGGGTTGGCGACGTACCGTGACGATGTCACGGTACAGGGCGTGCTCGCCAACCGCGTGGGCAGCGAGTACCACGCGACCCTTCTGCGCGAGAGCCTTCCGCCGTCGATCGCCTGGCACGGTGCCTTGCCGCGCGATGCAGCGATGACCTTGCCCGAACGGCACCTGGGCCTCGTTGCCGCAGGCGAGCTCGACGACCTGGAGGCACGGCTGGACGGGCTGGCTGATGCCCTGGCCGCACGGTCACCGCTGGCGCTGCCGCCGCCGGTCGCCTTCGAGCCAGTCGCCCCGGTAGCGCGCCAGGTGGCGTTGAGCGGCGTGCGTATCGCCATCGCGCGGGATGCGGCGTTCGCGTTCGTGTATCCCGCCAACCTCGACGTGTTGCGCGACGCCGGGGCGTCGCTGCTGTTCTTTTCCCCGCTGGCCGGTGATCCGCTGCCGGCCTGCGATGCCGTGTGGCTCCCCGGTGGCTATCCCGAGCTGCACCTGGACTCTCTGGCTGACCGGCATGACCTGCGCGAGGCATTGCACGCGCATGTCGACGCCGGCCGGCCGTTGCTCGCCGAGTGCGGTGGCTTGCTCTATGCGCTGGACCGCCTGGCCGACAAGAGCGGCCACGAGGCGCGCATGGCCGGACTGCTCCATGGCCATGCCGCGATGCAGCCACGCATGGCGGCGCTGGGCATGCAGGGTGTCGCCTTGCCCGAGGGCGAACTGCGCGGGCATTCGTTCCACTACGCACGGGCGACGATCGACGATGCCCCGCTGGCCCACGCGACGAACCCGAATGGCGGCCCGACCGCTGAAGCGGTGTATCGGAGTGGGCGAATGACGGCGAGTTTCGTGCACTTCTATTTCCCGTCCCACCCGGACGCTGCCGCGCGCCTGTTCCTGCCGTGA
- the cobO gene encoding cob(I)yrinic acid a,c-diamide adenosyltransferase: protein MDDAARYRDRAQRKKELVDRRIARATIDRGVLVVNTGNGKGKSSSGFGMLARSLGHGLHCGVVQFIKGSFSTGEEAFFRQFEGDGLDYHVMGEGFTWETQDRERDIAAATAAWAVAERMLGDDAYDYVLLDELNIALVKGYIPLDRVISVLLARPGRQHVAITGRGAPDALVAIADTVTEMRVVKHAFQAGIKAQKGIEL from the coding sequence ATGGACGACGCCGCGCGCTATCGCGACCGCGCCCAGCGGAAAAAGGAACTGGTGGACCGGCGCATTGCCCGGGCCACCATCGACCGGGGCGTGCTGGTGGTGAACACCGGCAACGGCAAGGGCAAGAGCTCGTCCGGTTTCGGCATGCTGGCGCGCTCGCTGGGCCACGGCTTGCACTGTGGTGTCGTACAGTTCATCAAAGGCAGCTTCTCCACGGGCGAGGAGGCCTTCTTCCGCCAGTTTGAAGGCGATGGACTGGATTACCACGTGATGGGCGAGGGCTTTACCTGGGAAACCCAGGACCGTGAGCGCGATATCGCCGCCGCCACGGCGGCGTGGGCCGTCGCCGAGCGCATGCTCGGCGATGACGCGTACGACTACGTGCTGCTCGACGAACTCAACATCGCGCTGGTGAAGGGCTACATCCCGCTGGATCGTGTGATCAGCGTGCTACTGGCACGACCTGGGCGACAGCACGTGGCGATCACCGGCCGTGGCGCACCCGATGCACTGGTGGCCATCGCCGATACCGTGACCGAGATGCGCGTGGTGAAGCACGCCTTCCAGGCGGGGATCAAGGCGCAGAAAGGTATCGAGCTGTGA